One uncultured Caproiciproducens sp. DNA segment encodes these proteins:
- a CDS encoding iron-containing alcohol dehydrogenase has protein sequence MNYASFCTTNYTLGRGSLSQIGEYKDGRIALVVDRAILKALGLEKTLKEYILNNCEYKVICDVPREPTMEMLKEPIEEIRRYAPKYIVAIGGGSVLDAAKALWLFYELPRYDWNMAFTPYQIEHFPGKATLTVVPTTSGTGSETTGCAVIKDDEKHKRMILSNEILPTSAILDFDLLKSLPKKNIAFSGTDALAHAMEASVSKTASGLVKEIGCQAAITLIKELPRSYSGDADAREKVHIAATMAGSAISNAITGMAHGMDFAGGDFNLPHGLMTGMLLPYTMSYLAPQAFYEKVADQLGITGNSDEKQKELIRTIWKMYDAVGMPKTLAEAGVPEKDYLEKIPAYIERAKADANIILCPKEPTDDELKTLFLQFYYGLKEKNV, from the coding sequence TTGAATTACGCATCGTTTTGTACCACGAATTATACACTTGGACGGGGCAGCCTGTCGCAAATCGGCGAATATAAAGACGGCCGAATCGCGTTGGTGGTCGACAGGGCAATCCTGAAGGCGCTCGGCCTTGAAAAGACTCTAAAAGAATACATTTTGAATAACTGCGAATACAAGGTGATCTGCGATGTTCCCAGAGAACCGACCATGGAAATGCTGAAAGAACCGATTGAGGAAATACGCCGGTATGCCCCCAAATACATAGTGGCGATCGGCGGCGGATCGGTTTTGGACGCGGCAAAAGCACTCTGGCTGTTTTATGAACTTCCCCGTTATGACTGGAACATGGCGTTTACGCCTTATCAGATTGAGCACTTCCCGGGAAAAGCGACGCTGACGGTTGTCCCCACGACCAGCGGCACTGGATCGGAAACAACGGGATGTGCTGTTATTAAGGATGATGAAAAACATAAGCGCATGATTCTGAGCAATGAAATTCTGCCAACCAGTGCGATCCTTGATTTCGATCTTTTAAAAAGCCTTCCAAAGAAAAATATTGCTTTTTCTGGAACAGATGCGCTTGCGCACGCTATGGAAGCCTCCGTGTCCAAAACCGCTTCCGGATTGGTCAAAGAGATTGGCTGTCAGGCCGCAATTACGCTCATCAAAGAGCTGCCCCGTTCTTACAGCGGAGACGCGGACGCCAGAGAGAAAGTGCATATTGCCGCTACCATGGCAGGTTCCGCAATCAGCAACGCCATTACCGGAATGGCGCACGGCATGGATTTTGCGGGGGGTGATTTCAACCTGCCTCATGGATTAATGACCGGGATGCTTCTCCCGTATACAATGTCTTATCTCGCACCTCAAGCCTTTTATGAAAAGGTGGCCGATCAACTCGGCATCACAGGGAATAGTGATGAAAAGCAAAAGGAACTCATCCGTACAATCTGGAAAATGTATGACGCGGTTGGGATGCCGAAAACGCTCGCAGAGGCGGGGGTGCCGGAAAAGGATTATCTTGAAAAAATACCCGCATATATTGAGCGTGCTAAGGCGGATGCCAATATCATTCTGTGCCCGAAGGAACCCACAGATGATGAATTGAAAACGCTGTTTCTGCAATTTTACTATGGATTGAAGGAGAAAAATGTATGA
- a CDS encoding Na-translocating system protein MpsC family protein — protein sequence MEKVSFLSNLSIILVEDDVETLRQLEIFLHKKAGKIFTATNGVLGLNLFHSVNPDIVITDLKMPLMSGVAMSREIRKTNSDVPIIITTALSDRDIILSAVDVGINKYILKPVDTDDLVAALESVSAKVLKLQQGIATGNGLILDKEEKLKKEDEIKQVFAAMLKQDTGKGPQIIKTNVKGTEIAVELKSVLTKFEMALLKEEKNARVVNYSREIYYYDRKKQMEDELSNVLGLSCSLEDVQVNSTQKVDILLFRLQLS from the coding sequence ATGGAAAAAGTAAGCTTTTTATCAAATTTAAGCATTATCTTGGTGGAAGATGACGTGGAAACCTTGCGGCAGCTCGAGATCTTCCTCCATAAAAAAGCGGGGAAAATCTTTACGGCGACGAACGGTGTATTAGGGCTTAATCTTTTTCATTCCGTAAATCCGGATATTGTAATTACGGATTTGAAGATGCCGCTGATGAGTGGCGTAGCAATGAGCCGTGAAATTAGGAAAACAAATTCAGACGTACCGATTATTATCACAACCGCCCTTTCCGACAGAGATATTATTTTAAGCGCCGTCGATGTGGGAATCAATAAATATATATTAAAACCTGTCGATACCGATGATTTGGTCGCAGCGCTGGAGAGTGTATCCGCTAAGGTGCTCAAACTTCAGCAGGGAATTGCGACCGGGAATGGTCTTATTCTGGACAAAGAGGAAAAATTAAAAAAAGAAGATGAAATTAAACAGGTATTTGCAGCAATGTTGAAGCAGGATACGGGTAAGGGACCCCAAATTATTAAAACAAATGTTAAGGGAACCGAGATTGCCGTAGAGCTTAAAAGTGTGCTCACAAAATTTGAGATGGCGCTTCTGAAAGAGGAAAAGAATGCCCGTGTGGTCAATTACAGCAGGGAAATTTATTATTACGACCGCAAAAAACAAATGGAAGACGAGTTGTCAAATGTTTTAGGGCTGAGCTGTTCTTTGGAAGATGTTCAGGTCAATTCCACACAAAAAGTAGATATTCTTCTGTTCAGGTTGCAGTTATCATAA
- a CDS encoding aldolase: MKRRMNNIIQKDGKAFLVAMDHGTGVYVLPELNHPDKVIEDCIEGGADGFLMSAGTASRFADCVGNKGLLIRADGGTSDLNVNGAPFDLLVSVEDAVRLGADGVVCMDFPGATEEQAYSKILAKLVSDGAKWNMPVGAETLPRGFEFGKFDDLRTPHNLKLAARIGCELGADFIKTPYTGDKESFTELVEGCYRPVLILGGNKRGERELFQEIRDSLDCGAVGVIMGRNIYRNDSPVKMCKAITALVHGNATVDEAMKIIK; this comes from the coding sequence ATGAAAAGAAGAATGAACAACATCATCCAAAAGGACGGCAAAGCGTTTTTGGTGGCAATGGACCACGGCACCGGAGTTTATGTTTTGCCGGAGCTGAACCATCCTGACAAAGTGATTGAAGACTGCATTGAGGGCGGCGCAGACGGCTTCCTGATGTCTGCAGGCACAGCGAGCAGATTTGCTGATTGTGTTGGCAATAAGGGGCTTCTCATCCGTGCCGACGGCGGCACTTCCGATTTAAATGTAAACGGCGCACCCTTTGACCTTTTGGTAAGCGTAGAAGATGCTGTACGTCTTGGCGCGGATGGAGTCGTATGTATGGATTTCCCCGGCGCAACGGAAGAGCAGGCGTATTCAAAAATTCTTGCGAAGCTTGTCAGCGACGGCGCAAAGTGGAATATGCCTGTTGGTGCTGAAACACTGCCCCGCGGTTTTGAGTTTGGAAAGTTTGACGACCTGCGCACACCGCATAATTTAAAGCTGGCTGCCCGCATTGGTTGTGAGCTTGGTGCGGATTTTATTAAAACGCCTTATACGGGGGATAAGGAAAGCTTTACAGAACTGGTGGAGGGTTGCTATCGTCCGGTACTGATTCTTGGCGGGAATAAAAGAGGCGAGCGGGAATTGTTTCAGGAAATCCGTGACTCCCTTGACTGCGGAGCGGTCGGCGTAATTATGGGCCGCAATATCTACAGAAATGACAGCCCGGTAAAAATGTGCAAGGCAATTACGGCGCTGGTTCATGGCAATGCTACCGTTGACGAAGCCATGAAAATCATAAAATAA
- a CDS encoding PTS sugar transporter subunit IIB, translating into MKNIVLTRIDDRLIHGQVVTAWVKQFKVNRIMIVDDPLIKDAFMMKILKAAAPPQISVEVQSVVCAAEILNGGPENGENILILVKTPQALENLIASGVEIKRIILGGMGAKAGRKKFTKNVSASEDEIACMKRIVEKGIEMQYQLVPDERPVNISKFID; encoded by the coding sequence ATGAAAAATATTGTATTAACCAGAATTGACGACCGTCTGATACATGGTCAGGTGGTTACAGCTTGGGTAAAGCAGTTTAAAGTGAACCGTATTATGATCGTAGATGATCCGTTGATAAAAGATGCTTTTATGATGAAAATCTTAAAGGCTGCGGCGCCGCCGCAGATTTCCGTGGAAGTACAGTCTGTGGTGTGTGCGGCTGAAATTCTGAATGGAGGGCCTGAAAACGGAGAAAACATTCTTATTTTGGTTAAGACTCCACAGGCTCTGGAAAACCTGATTGCCAGCGGCGTGGAAATCAAACGGATTATCCTCGGCGGTATGGGCGCGAAAGCGGGGAGAAAGAAATTTACCAAGAATGTTTCGGCAAGCGAAGATGAAATCGCCTGTATGAAGCGCATTGTTGAGAAGGGCATAGAAATGCAGTATCAACTGGTTCCTGATGAAAGGCCGGTTAATATCTCGAAATTTATTGATTAA
- a CDS encoding PTS system mannose/fructose/sorbose family transporter subunit IID yields MNNTADAKNAEEIKQGNGTSGKLTRGDVRKSWINWLFHNQACYNYERMQGIGFLHAMVPIINRLYKDDPEGKKAAMQRHTGFFNSEPCFGSPIVGLTVAMEEKRAEGADLDDEAINSVKSGLMGPSSGIGDTVIQGVLVPLLLAFAISISVSGNLVGPVLYSVVITAVILGISYLGFMLGYKKGNEAIINMLESGIINKVVVGASIMGCMVLGALVANYVSLSCSIEIAQSAGKTFSIQKELFDVICPKILPLLLTFGCAKLMDKGHSSIRIMLYIIVFGVVGGLLGII; encoded by the coding sequence ATGAATAATACGGCTGATGCAAAGAATGCCGAAGAAATCAAACAAGGGAACGGTACTTCCGGAAAATTGACCAGAGGCGATGTGCGCAAATCGTGGATCAACTGGCTCTTTCACAATCAGGCCTGCTACAACTACGAACGGATGCAGGGAATAGGATTTCTGCATGCTATGGTCCCAATCATCAATCGCCTTTATAAAGATGATCCGGAAGGGAAAAAAGCTGCTATGCAGCGTCATACCGGTTTTTTCAATTCGGAACCCTGTTTTGGTTCGCCGATTGTCGGTTTAACAGTTGCCATGGAGGAAAAGCGGGCCGAGGGTGCAGATCTGGATGATGAAGCGATCAACTCCGTCAAATCCGGCCTTATGGGTCCGTCGTCGGGAATAGGCGATACTGTTATTCAAGGTGTTCTGGTTCCGCTGCTACTGGCATTTGCCATCAGCATTTCCGTTTCAGGAAATTTGGTCGGCCCGGTATTATATTCCGTTGTCATTACGGCAGTTATTTTGGGTATCTCTTATTTAGGCTTTATGCTCGGATATAAAAAGGGCAACGAAGCGATCATCAATATGCTGGAAAGCGGAATTATCAATAAGGTGGTCGTCGGGGCAAGCATTATGGGCTGTATGGTACTGGGCGCACTGGTCGCAAATTATGTGTCCCTCTCATGTTCCATCGAAATTGCACAGAGTGCTGGTAAAACCTTTAGCATCCAAAAAGAACTGTTCGATGTCATATGTCCCAAGATTCTTCCATTGCTGCTGACATTCGGCTGTGCAAAGCTAATGGACAAAGGACACTCTTCTATCCGCATTATGCTATATATTATCGTATTTGGCGTAGTCGGCGGGCTGCTGGGTATCATTTAA
- a CDS encoding HAMP domain-containing sensor histidine kinase, whose protein sequence is MRKFREFTELHEKQMKPVFFTVVCILLLSQTLLFSRDFSTFLHDIKGQYVVVQNDSANGIGKPGIHSYDSIETYPSGPYKSIIGFTGDGGIDLLHIDGLYPLCPKGVEAKNESARLIGREGNTVLSVDLVNTRKGQSVLMLQIQGDAIASEQTLTENNGKDSMYSNVIKSVGAYNDRVMWRMIFLMLDAVALLFWVVMLEMKLKNTKEDFILSEQIKMAEKDRMILHQSRLASVGELTGDIVHQWKQPLNHLILIVSNIENCYEDEENLELMRSFTKEAKKTIKLMSSTADDFRNFIKPDTEISCFDVAEVVRYAIQMNHDRLIQNNIQINTDNSGNTRVYGYRSQLLQVILNLIGNSVDAIVEKETGDGEICLNLAEEKTDICLSVQDNGGGIPQDSIPHLFQAYFSTKGVSGTGIGLYMSKKIIEETFKGTLTFQNVPGGALFSVSIQKFGEK, encoded by the coding sequence ATGAGAAAGTTCAGGGAATTTACTGAATTACATGAAAAGCAGATGAAGCCTGTATTTTTTACAGTGGTATGTATACTGCTTTTATCTCAGACATTGCTTTTTTCACGGGATTTCAGTACTTTCCTGCACGATATAAAAGGCCAGTATGTTGTTGTTCAGAACGACAGTGCCAATGGGATAGGGAAACCGGGAATTCATTCCTATGATTCTATAGAAACTTATCCTTCGGGGCCTTATAAAAGTATCATCGGTTTTACCGGTGACGGGGGTATTGACCTGCTGCATATTGACGGACTTTATCCACTTTGCCCAAAAGGAGTAGAAGCAAAAAATGAAAGTGCACGCCTGATTGGCAGGGAAGGGAATACGGTCCTATCTGTTGATCTGGTGAATACGCGAAAGGGTCAGTCGGTTCTCATGCTGCAAATTCAAGGAGACGCTATCGCGTCGGAACAAACTCTCACGGAGAACAATGGAAAAGATAGTATGTATTCCAATGTTATAAAATCTGTAGGCGCATACAATGATCGCGTCATGTGGCGCATGATTTTTCTGATGCTGGATGCGGTTGCGCTTTTGTTCTGGGTGGTAATGCTGGAAATGAAACTAAAGAATACCAAAGAGGATTTTATCCTGTCTGAACAGATTAAAATGGCTGAAAAAGATCGCATGATCCTCCACCAGTCCCGTCTGGCTTCTGTCGGGGAATTGACAGGCGATATTGTTCATCAGTGGAAACAGCCGCTCAACCATTTGATTTTGATTGTATCTAATATTGAAAACTGCTATGAAGATGAAGAAAATCTGGAATTAATGCGTTCCTTCACCAAAGAGGCGAAAAAGACAATAAAGCTGATGTCATCTACTGCCGACGATTTCCGGAATTTTATTAAACCGGATACGGAAATATCCTGTTTCGATGTGGCGGAAGTTGTGCGGTATGCCATCCAGATGAATCATGACCGGCTAATACAGAACAACATACAGATCAACACAGATAACAGTGGAAATACAAGGGTTTACGGGTACCGCAGTCAGCTTTTGCAGGTGATTCTCAATCTGATCGGCAATTCTGTGGACGCCATTGTGGAAAAAGAGACAGGTGACGGCGAGATCTGTCTGAATCTGGCGGAGGAAAAGACAGATATCTGCCTTTCCGTTCAGGATAACGGCGGCGGAATTCCACAGGACAGCATTCCGCATTTGTTTCAGGCGTATTTCTCCACCAAAGGCGTAAGCGGAACCGGAATCGGGCTGTATATGTCCAAAAAAATCATTGAAGAGACCTTTAAGGGCACACTTACGTTTCAAAACGTTCCCGGCGGCGCTTTGTTCAGCGTTTCTATTCAGAAATTCGGGGAGAAATAG
- a CDS encoding PTS sugar transporter subunit IIC: protein MNVIQALLLGVIYYLGNSSLIAGPVGYYTVYRPLVAGFLSGLVLGDPVTGTIVGATINLMYIGFISAGGALPGDPCLAGVLGAALAITAKLSTNAALAIAVPIGLIGTLIWFGRMTFDTIFAHMADKYAEDGKTNKVWIASVLLPQGMLFLITMIPCFLAAYFGAGYIQGAINFLGEKVLNILIIIGGMMPALGIALNLKAIYKGEAKIFFFIGFLITAYFKSVTMIAIGALALCVAIVYMQLKDKIGGAANE from the coding sequence ATGAACGTTATACAAGCATTGCTGCTTGGAGTCATTTACTATCTTGGCAATAGTTCCCTGATAGCGGGGCCGGTCGGCTACTATACCGTATACAGACCCCTTGTAGCCGGATTCCTGTCAGGTCTTGTCTTGGGCGACCCTGTCACAGGTACTATTGTGGGTGCCACAATTAATTTGATGTATATCGGTTTTATTTCCGCAGGCGGTGCGCTTCCCGGTGACCCCTGTCTGGCAGGTGTTTTGGGCGCCGCTCTTGCAATTACGGCAAAACTGAGCACAAATGCCGCCCTTGCGATCGCTGTGCCAATCGGACTGATCGGAACCCTAATTTGGTTCGGCAGAATGACTTTTGACACCATATTTGCACATATGGCAGACAAATATGCCGAGGATGGCAAAACCAATAAAGTGTGGATTGCCAGTGTGCTGCTTCCACAGGGCATGTTGTTCCTGATAACGATGATTCCATGCTTCCTTGCCGCGTATTTCGGCGCCGGATATATTCAGGGAGCCATCAATTTTCTTGGTGAAAAAGTGCTTAATATTTTAATTATTATCGGCGGCATGATGCCGGCGCTCGGCATCGCCTTGAACCTGAAAGCAATATACAAAGGAGAGGCAAAAATCTTCTTCTTCATCGGCTTCTTAATCACGGCATATTTCAAGAGTGTGACAATGATAGCGATTGGTGCTCTGGCATTGTGTGTAGCAATTGTCTACATGCAGTTGAAAGACAAAATTGGGGGTGCTGCAAATGAATAA
- a CDS encoding PTS sugar transporter subunit IIA — MVNLILAAHGDYAAAILNSAEMIIGEQDHVQTLGLHLGEDVNELRERVNQAITSALKGGEVIVLTDLKCGSPFNVTAAQMGELDFYHITGMNLPLLLEVLDRRGYESAEEICASIVENGKSTIINVNEMLKEV, encoded by the coding sequence TTGGTTAATCTTATCCTTGCGGCGCACGGAGATTACGCTGCCGCAATTTTAAACAGCGCCGAAATGATTATCGGTGAGCAGGACCATGTTCAGACATTGGGACTCCATTTAGGAGAAGATGTAAATGAATTGCGTGAAAGGGTGAATCAGGCAATTACAAGCGCTCTGAAGGGAGGGGAAGTAATTGTATTGACGGATTTGAAATGCGGGAGCCCGTTTAATGTTACAGCGGCGCAGATGGGGGAGCTCGATTTTTATCATATTACGGGCATGAACCTACCCCTGCTGCTTGAAGTGCTTGATCGGCGCGGATACGAATCCGCTGAAGAAATTTGTGCATCCATTGTGGAAAACGGAAAGTCCACGATTATAAACGTAAATGAAATGTTAAAGGAGGTGTAA